A part of Vigna radiata var. radiata cultivar VC1973A chromosome 11, Vradiata_ver6, whole genome shotgun sequence genomic DNA contains:
- the LOC106777000 gene encoding uncharacterized protein LOC106777000, whose amino-acid sequence MAVTHTLSTLSPSLIGCSNSKPKLSCSLSSQTFKCKREYTSVMIVPTGIGAAIGGYAGDALPVARALSSVVDCLISHPNVLNAAMLYWPMPNTLYVEGYALDRFAEGSWALQPVHQNRVGLVLDAGIEEELRVRQLQVADAARASLGLPVVEYTVTDTPLKVEKWEDPETGQSTGRIKHPDSLLRAVDTLVKRSKVNAIAIVGRFPDDEIDDVDDYRQGMGIDLLAGVEAVISHQVVKEFQIPCAHAPAMSPLPMSLSLSPKSAAEEIGYTFLPCVLAGLSNAPQYLVMDSKSFEKGCILANDVDSVILPNDACGGDACLAFARNKSKKPLIITVEENETVLNDTANKLGLEVLHVSNYWEAIGVIAAHKAGIDPFSLRRDKILNIGCSSFMSVNGHTIPR is encoded by the exons ATGGCAGTGACTCACACCCTTTCAACTCTCTCTCCGTCACTCATCGGATGCTCCAACTCCAAACCAAAGCTTTCATGCTCtctctcttctcaaactttcaAG TGCAAGAGAGAGTACACCTCCGTGATGATAGTGCCGACGGGGATTGGCGCCGCCATTGGAGGTTATGCCGGTGACGCTTTGCCTGTTGCTCGCGCTCTGTCCTCCGTCGTTGATTGCCTTATCTCTCACCCTAAC GTGCTTAATGCTGCAATGCTATACTGGCCGATGCCTAATACATTATACGTTGAAGGTTATGCTCTTGACCGTTTTGCAGAAGGGTCGTGGGCATTACAGCCCGTTCACCAAAACAGG GTGGGACTAGTTCTTGATGCAGGAATAGAGGAGGAACTCCGGGTTCGCCAGTTACAAGTAGCTGATGCTGCAAGGGCTTCCCTTGGATTACCTGTCGTGGAATATACTGTCACAGACACTCCGTTGAAG GTAGAGAAGTGGGAGGATCCAGAAACTGGCCAATCAACTGGGAGGATTAAGCACCCTGATTCTTTACTTAGAGCTGTAGATACATTAGTGAAGAGGTCAAAAGTGAATGCCATTGCTATTGTTGGACGTTTcccagatgatgaaattgatgaTGTAGATGACTATCGGCAGGGAATG GGAATAGACCTATTAGCGGGAGTTGAGGCAGTCATAAGTCATCAAGTAGTGAAGGAGTTCCAAATTCCTTGTGCACATGCTCCTGCAATGTCTCCACTTCCCATGAGCCTATCTCTTAGTCCGAAATCAGCAGCTGAGGAG ATTGGGTACACTTTCCTACCATGTGTGCTTGCTGGCCTAAGTAATGCTCCACAATACTTGGTCATGGACTCCAAATCCTTCGAAAAAGGTTGCATACTGGCAAATGATGTGGATTCCGTAATCCTTCCCAATGATGCTTGCGGAGGGGATGCATGTCTTGCTTTTGctagaaataaaagcaaaaag CCACTTATAATTACTgtggaagaaaatgaaactgTTCTTAATGATACTGCAAACAAACTTGGTCTTGAAGTG CTGCATGTATCAAATTATTGGGAGGCCATTGGAGTTATTGCAGCTCACAAGGCAGGGATAGATCCATTTTCACTTAGACGTGATAAAATTCTCAATATCGGGTGCAGTTCCTTCATGTCTGTCAATGGTCACACCATTCCAAGATAA